The genome window TAAAGACTTTTTCATGTGCTCATCATTATTCTTTGCCATTGCATTTACACCTCACATTTTATTATTAAATAATATGGCGAATAAGTGCAAAACGGTATTAGTAGAATAACACCTACTGCAGTTATCAATGTTTAGCTCATACTCTAATACCGTTTAACATCGCTTACCAAAATAGACGCCAACATCTATTATAATATTGGCGCCTAATATTATGACCGTAAATTTTAGATTAGCAATTATTAATTACTATTAACCAATACTCTTGTTAGTTGGCTTGAGGAATTCATCAATAATATGTGATACCCGGTCAAGGTCGACATTACCACCAGAAACAAGGCCAACAACATTCTTACCCTTGATGTACTTGTCATCAACCTTGTGAGCTTCAAGAGCAGCGGTTGGCAATGCACCGGCACCTTCAGCAACAATCTTAGTACGTTGCAAGAGATCCTTCATTGCTTGTGCAATTTCTTTTTCATTAACAAGAACGATTTCATCAACTAACTTGTCAACAATTGGGAAGGTCAATGAACCAGGCATAGCAACATCAGTACCATCAGCCAGAGTAAAGTCGTCGTGGTGGTAAGTCAGCTTACCCTTGTTAACGGATTCAGCCATACCGTGAACATTTTCAGATTGAACACCAACAACGTGAATACCAGGGTTGAAGGACTTCAGAGCAGTAACAATCCCTGCCATTAATCCACCACCACCAACTGGAACTAAGACAGTGTCAACATTCCACAGGTCATCGAGAATTTCAAGACCAATAGTACCTTGACCCGCCATAACGTACTTGTCGTTAAATGGGTCAACAATAGTCTTTCCTTCCTTCTTAGCACGTTCAAACATCCATTCGTGTGCGTCATCGAAGGTAGCCCCGTGAATATCAACTTCAGCACCGTAACCAGCAGTAGCAGCCCGCTTCATCATTGGTGCTTCATCTGGCATAACAACAGTCGTGTCGATGCCCAAGAGCTTACCACTCAATGCAACCCCTTGTGCGTGGTTACCGGCAGAAGCAGTAATAACCCCACGTTCTGCTTCTTCCTTTGATAAGTGTTGCATCCGGTTGTTAGCTCCACGGAACTTAAATGAACCGGTTAATTGCATGTTTTCCAGCTTCAGGAATACATTAGCATCTGCAACCTGACGGCTTAAGAACATTGATTGAATAAGAGGTGTTTTCCGAGCATATTTACTGATAGTAGCCTTGGCGTCTTCAATATCCTTAATGTTTAAAATGTCTTCTGTCTGTGCGACAACATCGTTTGTAGCCATAATACTAACCTCCAAAATTAGTAAACCGAAGCGACAACCAAGCTAAAATTAAAGATCCAACTCAGTGTAAGGCAGGTCAAGAGAATCTGCCAAGCCCTTGTTAGTAACCTTACCTTCGTAAACGTTGACCCCACTCTTCAAGGATTCATCAGACTTAATTGCCTCATCAATACCCTTGTCAGCGATTTCCAGAAGGTAGTCCAAGTTACCAGCAGCCAGTGCCATCGTGGCAGTACGTGGAACAGCACCTGGTTGGTTAGGAACAGCGTAATGAATTACGCCATACTTAGTAAATACTGGGTCATCAATGGTAGTTGGGTGGTCAATGGTTTCAACAGTACCACCTTGGTCAATGGCAACGTCAGCAATAACACTGCCCTTCTTCATTGACTTAACCATGTATTCCTTAACCAACTTCGGTGGACGGGCACCTGGAATAAGAATAGTTGAAATAAACAGGTCTGCATCCTTGATTTCCTTAGCAAGGTTTTCTTCATTAGATTCAACAACCCGAAGGTTCTTGCCTGCATACTGCTTTTCAAGTTCCTTAATCCGCTCTGGGTTCTTTTCAATAATTACAACTGAGCAGTTCATACCAAGTGCTAAGTCAGCAGCAGCAATAGCGGCATTACCACCACCAAAGATAACAACGTTGCCAGCTGGTACTTCAGCGGTTCCTGGTAAGAGAATCCCTTCACCACCGTGCTGAGCTTCCAGATAGTAAGCACCCATGATTACGGAACGGCGCCCTGCAATGTGACTCATCGCAGAAAGCAATTCCAGCTTACCATCCTTAACAATAGTTTCAGCACCAATAGCGGTAGTGCCAGCCTTCATCATTGCCTCTACAGTTGGCTTGGAAGATGCAAGGTGTTGGAAGCCCCAAACAACTTGCCCCTTACGGAAGTACTTGTATTCTTCGGCATCTGGTTCCTTAACCTTGATTACCAAATCAGCCTTCCAGCCGTCTTCGTGTGAAACAATCTTGGCTCCAGCCTTCTCGTATTCAGCATCGTCGAAGCCTGAACCAGCACCGGCATTTGTTTCTACGAGAACGGTGTTACCGGCTTTAACCATTTCCTCAACATTGTGAGGAGTGGCAGCAACCCGGCCTTCACCTTCCTTTTGTTCCTTAATAACAGCAATTGTCATACTCATACTCGAAAACCTCCCTTTTCTTTTGAGTACGCTTTCATTCACTATTATCTAAAAAGTAAAAGATTTTATTCACATTCATAAAAAATGTTTGATTGCTATAATCAGCCAATTTACTATGGTACCAACGTTAGTAAGCGTTTTATTTATTCTGTGTAATTTTTAACTTATTTTTCAATGAGAAACTACTAATCGTTTATTAATCACACAACTTGTGAAATTTAAAACACGATATTAAGCCTTATCTACCTTGATATCACCGCTAAATTTAATCGAATTTCACAAAGAATTTATAAGAATTCTAGTTGTTAATGTCCAATACGGTATATCATTAATCAAATCTAGAAATTGACATTGAGATAGTTTTAAAATTTCAAGGCCTAAAAAAGGTATGGCCCCAGCAAAATGCCAAAACCATACCTTAACGGTTTAATTATTCAAATTTATTTCACTTTCTTTCAAGTGCCCGCTCTGCTTATCCCTATTTATCGCTATATTTAGCTTCCGTCTTATCGTCAAGTACTTCACAATAAGCAACAGTTTTACCATTCTCTTTCTTAAAGTAAACCCCTTGAATTTCAGGAGCAAATCCTGGAAAGGCATTGATTCCCTTCAGCAAAATCATGAAATACTTTTGAGCTGTCTCGGACCATTTTTCACCAGGGACAACACAGAAAATACCAGGTGGATATGGGAGCGCTCCTTCAACTGCAGTGTGGCCTACAACATCTTTAAGTTTAATCAATTGGACATTGTTATGAAGCATTTCTGTATCAGCATCGATTGCGCTCATAGTCTGCTCTGGGAAATACTTCCGCAAGAATAAGCGCTTTTGATATTCCTTTGTGTTGTTTTCTTTATAGAAATTGTGTAACTCTTGGCAAAGTTGACGATACGATTGCCGCAGAAAAACTGGTCGCAACGGAGACCAACGGCACCTTAATCGGCCAAATTGATTACCCCTTTGTCGACGCTGCCGCCAAGCGGGTTGTCTTAGAGCGGGGCTTTGTCAATCCGGCTTACCGCGGCCAAGGGATCGCCGGTAAGCTAATGGCCGCCTTTGTCGATTACGCGGATCAAGCGGGGCTGACGGTTAAATTAATGTGCCCGTATGCCAAAATGAGTTTTCAAAAGCACCCGGAATACCGGCGGCTCCTCGCCCCTGAAGAGCAAAACTAAGTTTGAGGTGAAATGAGAATGAATCAAAATGAATTAAAGGCCTTGGTCGGCCAGGCTGCCGTCAAGTTTATCGAAGATGGTATGATTGTCGGCTTGGGGACCGGTTCGACGGTGCGCTACATGGTGGATGCTTTAGGCAAGCGGGTCCAAGAAGAGGGCCTGAACGTAATCAGGGTCACGACTTCCAACCGGACGACGGCCCAAGCCCAAAGCCTGGGCATCACGATCAAGGACATCGATGAAGTCGACCACATCGACCTGTGCATCGATGGGGCCGATGAAATTGACACGGACTTTAATGGCATCAAGGGGGGCGGAGGCGCCCTGCTCTGGGAAAAGATCGTCAACAACGCTTCGACCAAGCGGATTTGGATCGTCGACGAATCTAAACTGGTCAAGCGGATCGGGAACTTCGGCGTGCCGGTGGAAGTAATTCCGTTTGGGGCCCAACACGTCTTTAACTACTTCGCCAAGCAAGGTTACCACCCGGCCTGGCGGTTAACGGACGATGGCGCCAAGTACCGGACCGACGAAAAGAACTTCATCATTGACTTAAAGGTAGGCGAAATCGCCGATCCAAAGGCGCTGGCCGAAGACCTGATCCACACGGTCGGGGTGGTCGAACACGGGCTGTTCTTAAACCGGGTCGACCAAGTGATTGTCGGGCGTCAAGACGGACCAGAAGTGCTGGATGTGAACTAGGCGCTGTTAGCAGCGGCGGGCAGGCCCCGTTGCTTTTTTACTTTATTTATGTAAGCGTTTCCGGTAAAATAAGGGGGGAATGTGATTTGAGGAGGAATCGAAAATGGAACTCAACACCCGTAACATGCTGGAGGGCAAACCCTACACCCCCGCCACAGCGGAATTAAACCGCTATGCGCGCCAAGGCCACCGGCTCAGCCACGATTACAATCTGACCTACGACGATCAGACCGAACAGCGGGCGGCCATTCTCGCGGAATTGCTGGGCGCTCACGGGCAAAATATCTACCTGCAAGGGCCGATCCAGTTTGACTACGGGCGCTTCACCACCATCGGCGATAATTTTTACGCCAACCTTAACCTGACCGTCCTGGACACCTGCCCGGTGACGATCGGCGACAACGTGATGCTGGGCCCTAACGTCAGCCTCTTGACCGCCAAGCACCCCTTAAGGTACCAACAACGCAATTTGCGCGAAGTCGACGGCCAGCTGTTGGATTACGAATTTGGCGCCCCGATTACGATTGAAGACAACTGCTGGCTCGGCGGTAACGTGACCGTCTTGGGCGGAGTTACCATCGGCGCCGGCAGCGTGATTGGGGCCGGGACGGTCGTCACCAAAGATGTCCCGGCCAATTCGCTGGTCGTTGGCAACCCCGGCCGGGTCGTGCGCCAGATTACGGAAGCGGACCGTTTACAGAACTTTCCGTGGTAACCAGGAAAAAAGGTCTTACAAATTCAAAAGCGCTAGCACCCACGTTCCTGAAAACGTTGGTTACCAGCGCTTTTTGTTGTTGCTACTTGTTAAGTTCCAGCCGAAAAGCTCGTTGCTTCCCAGTGAAAAGCCCAGAGCGTAATTGGAATTGAATCACTAACTCCTTTAAAGAAACTGTAATGGTGCGGATTCCACGAATTAACATAGGTATGACCATGGAACCAAAACCAACCACCAACACATAAAAATAGCACGGGGATAATAACCCCCCAAACCGTGAGTGACCCTAACTGGCCTGTTACTCGCGCACCCCAGAAGTTTGCAACAGTGGCAATAGCTAAAACAATCATTGTTGCGATAGCAACTTTAACCGGAGATAAAGTAATACCGAACACCATCTCACCATAACCAACTGTTGAAACAGCAATTGCGGTATTGGCAATTACTAATGAAAAAGCATAAGTATAATTAGCCATCATATTGCCATCCATACCAAAGGCATACTGAGCATATCCGCCCATTCCATCTTTAGTATTTTTAGTAAACATTCCACAACGAACAAAGACATATGCTAAGCATAGCACTCCTGTTAGGGTGACTAACCAAAAAATAACGGACATTGTACCAACCTGTGCTAGTTTTGATGGTAGCATAATAATTCCAGATCCCATCATGTTAACCGCAGTGATAATAGTTAGCTGAACAACCGTCATTTTCTTTTTATCAGCCATAAGAATAACCACTTCCTAATCTAACTTTGCTTCAGTTTGCATCGCTTCTAGAAAGCGCTCACATCAATTGACATTTATAATAATATAACGTTTTTTTCAACCCTTTAAAGCCAACCTTGTGACGTGATTAACTATATTTATTACTGTTGTAATTTTATTAACTTTAATCTCTATGTAACCCGTACAACATTATTCGCCAATACTATTAATGTTTTTAATGGCTCTCTAGTCAGAAGAGCTAACGGGAATTGCTATGTTACTATCACCTTTAACTTTCGATGAGGTCAACTACAACTAAATCAATAGAACACCTAATAGTTGACTTTTAGTACCACATATAAGTTTCAGTATCTATCGTTATACTGCCTGCCACTGGAACAAAATCGCTGGCTAGTCTTGCTCTCTGTTCTAAAAAATTCACAAAACAAAAAAGGTCGATGCACAAATCGATGCACATCAACCTTCTTTAGATACTAATTATAAAAAAATCACCCGCACGGGGACAACAACCCCTTGATATATCAAGGCTTAACGCCGTTTTTGTCGTGAGTTTGTCGTTTAAAGTTGGGCCAGCTTGTCAATGATAAGCGTGTCGTTTTTTGCCTTGTACTCATCAATCAAATATGAGTAAGTGTTAAGCGTCACAGTGATATTAGAGTGGCCTAGTCGTTTTGATATGGCGTAAATATCCACGCCCTGCCCTAACAAGTAGGCCACATGGACGTGACGCAGTGAGTGGAAATGAAACCCTTGCTTTTCAATACCACATGACACCATAATAGAGCGTAGACATTTATTTAGGGCGTTACTGGTGGGGATGGTTCCTAGCACATTCTGAAACACCATAACGCTGTTATTGGCTTTTAAGTCTGCTAAATGATTCAGCAGTTGCCGGTTAACCTTGATGGTCCGGTTGCTTGATTCCGTTTTAGTGGACTTAAAGGCCTTTTTCTTTTCGTCCCAGGATTTATTTACCCGGATGGTGGAATGCAAGAAGTCAACATCTTTCCATGTTAACGCCTGGACTTCACTTTTTCTCATCCCCGTGTAAATCGCCGTTAATATCATGTAACGGCTTGTATTATACCGGTTCAGCTTAGCTAACACAGCAGTTTTAAGGGTGGCTAACTCATCATTAGTTAAATACTGGACTTTAACTTTTTTATCACGGTTATAAGTCACCGTGACGTTATGGGTAAAGTCCTTAGTAATGACATCATCATCAATCGCATAACTAACCGCTGTCCTAATGGCACCATTTAACTTGCTGACTGACTTATAAGCATGGTCAGCACCATACCAGTTAATAAAGGCTTGGTAGTCTGACCGTTTAATATCACGCAGCCGGGTATCTTTCCAATACTCGTTAATCATTTTTAACATGATTCGATACTGATTCCGAGCACTAGCACTTTGGGCCTTGTTGGCTTTATACAGTTTGAACCAGTGTTGGAAGTATTCAGCTAGCGTTACGTCTTTCAAGTCAAGATTAACTTGGCCCAATTTAGTTTCTAACTCATCGGCTGCCGCTAGTGCTTCCCGCTTTAACTTGAAACACCCTGCTGACTTCTGGTGCCAATTGCCATCGTTATCTTGGTAACTGGCATATCCGTAGTAACCCTTATTAGCTTTTCTTGCATAACTCATTGTATTACCTCCTGTCGCACAGCTTGCCGGCGTTTTGGACTGGAAGTAATAGCCGATAAGGGAGCAACCCCATGATTATGTATGCTTGAATAACACCATGTGACAGCTCAACAGAGAGCTATCACAGGTTGTAAAGGGGTATCTGTTTTGGACGCCCCCACTGCTTAACCTGATTCGGCGATTTACCGACTTGGGTTCCCTACGGTACTGTTTTGGCAGGTGTCGCATTTCGCTACTCCTCCAAGGATTAGGGCGCTTCGTACTGAAATCAAGTACGCAGGTCAGTACCCTGTTTTAGGGTACTGGTTCTATATATTTCGCAGGTATTTAGAAACTATATTCAGCTATCTAACTAGCTATATCAGCAGAACGGGCTAAGTTCAACTTAGGGCCATCCCCAAGCAGAGTTATTTATTTGCGCCATTTTGTTTTTGGTGAGAATGGACAAAATCCAAGCTCGCCTTAGCTAAATCATCTTTAAAATACGCTAGAGCGTCTAGTGATAACCCATAGAAATCCCCCACCGTAGAAACCAAAACGGGTTCTTTAAGGTGTTGCTGCACGTCACCGTCCGATACTGCTAATTCTCTTAATTCATTAATATAATTCTCCACTATCGTAAAACTATCGAGCAATTCTGTAAGGTTTCGACTTTTATAATCAGTAGGTAATTTGGATATTCCCATTAAATAGGTAACTGAAACATTACCTAATTCGGCGATTCTTTTGAGTCTTCTCTTATTAGGACTTCCACCATGTTCCCACCTTGAAACGGCGCTTTTAGGCGCAGGCGGGTTAAATAGTTGGCCGAATTCTTCCTGGCTTTTTCCTAATCTTAATCTTATTTGTTTAATTCGGTCACCTAATTCCTTATTTTGTGGCAAACGACATCGCCCCCTAGTAGCATTCAAAAAAGTTCAATTTTTATATTGACTTGAGTATAAAATACTTTTATTATGTAGTCAACGAGGTTCAAAAAAGTTCAGTTAATAGCCTCTTTTTATTTTTGAATTCATGTTCAAAAAAGTTTCGTTTTAGGAGTGAGAGCAAATGACAGCATATTTCAGTTATAAGCAGGCTATGCAGTACATGGGTATCAAGTCAAAAGCAACCTTTGATAAGTACCTAAAGAATGGCTTGCCAACTATTCTAATTGGGAAGTCCAAGCGCATTGCAAAGTCTGACATTGACGAGTTCATGGCTGCCCACCGTGTGACAGCTAAACAGGATTAAGGGGATGAATTACGTGGACATTGATTTACAACTACCGCCGGAACTCAAGGCAGCCACCCTAAACATGGTGACGGCGGCTATTGATTCAGCGGTAAAGGAAGTAACCAATAAAAATAGCTTCCCGCCGTTTTTAACACAGCAAGAAGCCTGTAAGTATCTTCATATTGCGCCAAGCACTTTTAATAAGTGGGACCGTGAATATCACATTCCTGTAATCAAAATTGATGGAGTAAAGCGGTACAAGCGGGATAGTTTAGATGAATTCATGAAGCAACTAGAAAAGTAAGTCACAGCTTGCCGGCGTGAAGTGACTGGAGGACATAACTATGAAACTA of Limosilactobacillus oris contains these proteins:
- a CDS encoding helix-turn-helix domain-containing protein, which codes for MDIDLQLPPELKAATLNMVTAAIDSAVKEVTNKNSFPPFLTQQEACKYLHIAPSTFNKWDREYHIPVIKIDGVKRYKRDSLDEFMKQLEK
- the tdcB gene encoding bifunctional threonine ammonia-lyase/L-serine ammonia-lyase TdcB, which translates into the protein MATNDVVAQTEDILNIKDIEDAKATISKYARKTPLIQSMFLSRQVADANVFLKLENMQLTGSFKFRGANNRMQHLSKEEAERGVITASAGNHAQGVALSGKLLGIDTTVVMPDEAPMMKRAATAGYGAEVDIHGATFDDAHEWMFERAKKEGKTIVDPFNDKYVMAGQGTIGLEILDDLWNVDTVLVPVGGGGLMAGIVTALKSFNPGIHVVGVQSENVHGMAESVNKGKLTYHHDDFTLADGTDVAMPGSLTFPIVDKLVDEIVLVNEKEIAQAMKDLLQRTKIVAEGAGALPTAALEAHKVDDKYIKGKNVVGLVSGGNVDLDRVSHIIDEFLKPTNKSIG
- a CDS encoding alanine dehydrogenase; the encoded protein is MTIAVIKEQKEGEGRVAATPHNVEEMVKAGNTVLVETNAGAGSGFDDAEYEKAGAKIVSHEDGWKADLVIKVKEPDAEEYKYFRKGQVVWGFQHLASSKPTVEAMMKAGTTAIGAETIVKDGKLELLSAMSHIAGRRSVIMGAYYLEAQHGGEGILLPGTAEVPAGNVVIFGGGNAAIAAADLALGMNCSVVIIEKNPERIKELEKQYAGKNLRVVESNEENLAKEIKDADLFISTILIPGARPPKLVKEYMVKSMKKGSVIADVAIDQGGTVETIDHPTTIDDPVFTKYGVIHYAVPNQPGAVPRTATMALAAGNLDYLLEIADKGIDEAIKSDESLKSGVNVYEGKVTNKGLADSLDLPYTELDL
- a CDS encoding helix-turn-helix domain-containing protein produces the protein MTAYFSYKQAMQYMGIKSKATFDKYLKNGLPTILIGKSKRIAKSDIDEFMAAHRVTAKQD
- a CDS encoding ornithine decarboxylase, coding for MRPVFLRQSYRQLCQELHNFYKENNTKEYQKRLFLRKYFPEQTMSAIDADTEMLHNNVQLIKLKDVVGHTAVEGALPYPPGIFCVVPGEKWSETAQKYFMILLKGINAFPGFAPEIQGVYFKKENGKTVAYCEVLDDKTEAKYSDK
- a CDS encoding amino acid permease; protein product: MADKKKMTVVQLTIITAVNMMGSGIIMLPSKLAQVGTMSVIFWLVTLTGVLCLAYVFVRCGMFTKNTKDGMGGYAQYAFGMDGNMMANYTYAFSLVIANTAIAVSTVGYGEMVFGITLSPVKVAIATMIVLAIATVANFWGARVTGQLGSLTVWGVIIPVLFLCVGGWFWFHGHTYVNSWNPHHYSFFKGVSDSIPITLWAFHWEATSFSAGT
- a CDS encoding GNAT family N-acetyltransferase, with amino-acid sequence MCCFLYRNCVTLGKVDDTIAAEKLVATETNGTLIGQIDYPFVDAAAKRVVLERGFVNPAYRGQGIAGKLMAAFVDYADQAGLTVKLMCPYAKMSFQKHPEYRRLLAPEEQN
- the rpiA gene encoding ribose-5-phosphate isomerase RpiA gives rise to the protein MNQNELKALVGQAAVKFIEDGMIVGLGTGSTVRYMVDALGKRVQEEGLNVIRVTTSNRTTAQAQSLGITIKDIDEVDHIDLCIDGADEIDTDFNGIKGGGGALLWEKIVNNASTKRIWIVDESKLVKRIGNFGVPVEVIPFGAQHVFNYFAKQGYHPAWRLTDDGAKYRTDEKNFIIDLKVGEIADPKALAEDLIHTVGVVEHGLFLNRVDQVIVGRQDGPEVLDVN
- a CDS encoding helix-turn-helix domain-containing protein, with the translated sequence MPQNKELGDRIKQIRLRLGKSQEEFGQLFNPPAPKSAVSRWEHGGSPNKRRLKRIAELGNVSVTYLMGISKLPTDYKSRNLTELLDSFTIVENYINELRELAVSDGDVQQHLKEPVLVSTVGDFYGLSLDALAYFKDDLAKASLDFVHSHQKQNGANK
- a CDS encoding tyrosine-type recombinase/integrase gives rise to the protein MSYARKANKGYYGYASYQDNDGNWHQKSAGCFKLKREALAAADELETKLGQVNLDLKDVTLAEYFQHWFKLYKANKAQSASARNQYRIMLKMINEYWKDTRLRDIKRSDYQAFINWYGADHAYKSVSKLNGAIRTAVSYAIDDDVITKDFTHNVTVTYNRDKKVKVQYLTNDELATLKTAVLAKLNRYNTSRYMILTAIYTGMRKSEVQALTWKDVDFLHSTIRVNKSWDEKKKAFKSTKTESSNRTIKVNRQLLNHLADLKANNSVMVFQNVLGTIPTSNALNKCLRSIMVSCGIEKQGFHFHSLRHVHVAYLLGQGVDIYAISKRLGHSNITVTLNTYSYLIDEYKAKNDTLIIDKLAQL
- a CDS encoding sugar O-acetyltransferase; its protein translation is MELNTRNMLEGKPYTPATAELNRYARQGHRLSHDYNLTYDDQTEQRAAILAELLGAHGQNIYLQGPIQFDYGRFTTIGDNFYANLNLTVLDTCPVTIGDNVMLGPNVSLLTAKHPLRYQQRNLREVDGQLLDYEFGAPITIEDNCWLGGNVTVLGGVTIGAGSVIGAGTVVTKDVPANSLVVGNPGRVVRQITEADRLQNFPW